The genomic stretch ACTTCGACGGCGACCAACTGCGCTCTGGGCGCGGTTACGCCGATGCGTTCGCCCGCGTCATCGCCGACCTCGAAGCCGGCGGCCTGACCCCGATGCTGGCGCGCGACTCGGTGCAGATCGTGAGGGCCCTCGATCCGTTGGCGGCCGATCGTCTACACGATGTCGCCACTGTGTGGGCCGCTGTTGAACACGACCCCGCAACCAATCGCAGCGCGGCGCAGGTGTTGGCGGAAGCCGCGGCGATGGTCGCGCAGACTCCTGCTTGCACCGCGCCGTTCGGGCCGATTGCCTCGTTGCTCACCGCCTCGCCCTCCGCCGTCGAAATCCAATTCCTCTCGGCCCTCCCCGATTGCTCGGTTGTATTCTTGGATGCGCGGCCACTGCGCACCGGCACACAGCGCTGGCGGCCGCGGCGGCCGGCGCCAGTGCAGCTCGCCCTCAATCTCGGCGGGCAACCCGCAAATGGGGGCGATGAGAACGCGCCGCTGACCGAACTCGACCTCGCGCGCCGCTTCCTCTTCGCGCCGTCGGACATCGTCGCCGATCCCCGGCGACCGCGATCGGCCGGCCCTGATGGCACCATCGATCTCGAAGAGTTTCAAAGCATCGAGAGCGAGATCGAGGAGGCCGCGCTGTGGGTTCAAGAACAGATCGCGGCGAGCACGCCGCTGGAAGAAATCGCCCTGGTGATCCCGGCGCTCGACCCGCACGCGCGCCTGGTGCTCGACCGGCTCGCGCGCGGATCCTCTCAGGTACCGATCTATGTTGCGGGCGGCTTGCCGTTGGCTGATTCGCCGGCGGGCTTGCGCATCAGCACGTTGCTGGACGCGCTCGCTCGCGGGCTGGAGGTCGGCGCCACGCTGGCGGTGCTGCCGGCGCTCCGCCGCGGCGATGGACAGGCTGAGCGACCCTCGCTGACGCCATCACGCGCGGCGGAGATCATCCATGGCGCCGGGATTGTCGGCGGGAGCGCGGGCGACCTGAGCGGCGCGCTCGAATGGGAGCCGCGGCTGCGACAGCGGCGCGATGCATTGCAACAGGTATTGGCCACGCTGCCCGAAGCCGACTCCAGCGAACCGGAAAAGCGCCGCCACCTGCACACGCGACGACAAATCGCTGAATGGCTGCGCGATGTCGAGTCGTTGCTGCCGGCGATCGGCGCGCTCCAAGCGCTGGCGGCGACGATCATCGAGGGCGCAAGCTTGAGAACGTTGTGGCCGGCCATCCGGCAGTTCGTCCTCACGCACCTCCGGGTACCGCCCGAGCCCGCGGGTTGGCTCGGCGTGGTCGAGCAACAGATCGAGGCTGTGCTCCTTGACCCTGTAGCCGACACCGTCACCGGTTTCGCCGCGGTTGCTCATCTCGTCGAGGCGGTGCAGCAAGCGCGCGTACCGCACGGACGCTTCGGCGAGCCGCGCGTGTTTGTCGGCGCACTGGCGGCCGCCGCCGGCATACCATTTCGCGCGGTCCGAATTCTCGGGCTGGCGGAAGGTATCGTACCGGCCACGCCACACGACGATCCGATCGTGCCCAACGAGCTGCGCACTCGCATCGAGGAAGTGCTGCAACCGCGGTACCCGCATATCGTCATCACGCGATTGGAGGATCGCGTACTCGAAGATCTCCACGCGTTCTTCCGCATCGTCAGCGGTACCGGCGAGCGCCTCGCACTGTCGGTGTCACGACAATGGATCGATCGCAGCGAACGCGAGGCCTCGGGTGTGATGCTCGAAGTGGCGGCGGCGCTTGCGCGCCGCGCCGACGCCACGGACGAAGGCGATGTACCAACGGCGGCGCGCCTGCGTTCGGCGTACTACGCGGCTGGCCGAGCCGCGCGCGCGCGACACGCCCACCCGACTCTCGAGAACATCCCGATCGCCGACGGCAGCCGCTGGCGCGTCCCGACCACATGGTGTGACGACAGCGCCCGGCGTCTCGACCGCGTGCAAGCGATCACCGCCGCAGCTGTTGGCGACGGTTTGACGCAGAGCGACGGCGCGGTCGCCGCGACGTGGTCGGCCATCCGCGCGCCGGGGCTCACCCCGGAACGGCCGATCTCCGCGTCCGGATTGACCACCTTGCTGCAGTGTCCGTACCGGTTTCTGTTGCGCAACGTGCTGCATCTCGACGAACCGGAAGGGCGCCCGTCCACCGACACCATCGATCCGGCCGCGTACGGCTCGTTGTTCCATCGCGCCGCCGAAGCGTTCTTCCGCGCGCACGGCGCGGCGTTGTGTGCGCGCGAGGGCAACCTCGACGACTGGCAGGCACGCGCGGCGGTGATCGCCAGCGAGCAATTCGACGACTGGCGCGCCGAGTATCCGCTGCGCGGCGACGACTCCATCGCCCGCGAACGTCAGCGCTTGCTGCGTCAGCTCGCACAACTCGTCGAGATCGAATGGCGGATGCCGCGCCGCACGTTCGTCGCCAGCGAGTGGAGCTTCGGCGATCCGCATGCGGTGCGGCTCAGCGTGGCGGGCGGCGAGCTCTATGTTGCCGGCCAAATCGATCGGGTCGATCAACTGAGCCCAACCACTCTGTCGGTCCGCGATCTCAAAACCGGCCGCGTCCACGACTTCAACGAGGAGCCGCTCAACCCGGCACGCGATCTGCAGATCGGTCTGTACACGCTCGCGTTGGACGCGACCGACGCCGCCCAACACGTTAGCCACGCTGCCTACGTCCACCCATCGGCAGCGCAAGAGCCAGAGCGCGCCTTCGAGCACTCCGAACTGAAGACCCTGCGCGAGCGCACGCAGGCGTGGCTGGGGATCGCCCGCGGACTGCTCGCCAGCGGCACGTTCCCGCGCACCCCGGTGGTAGCCGACTGCAACTACTGCCCGTACCGCCCCACCTGCGGCGAGGGCGCACAGGCCCGCAGTGCCGCGAAATTGACCGCGGCGGAGCTGACGCCGGAGGTCGCCGCGTTCGTTGCACTGAAACAACAAGAGCAGGACGATGACAACTAAGTCGCCGTCGTCCGAACTTCCCGCCGACCACGCCGCGCGGGCGGCGATCGTGGCCGAACGCGCGCGCAACGTCGCGGTGGTCGCCGGCGCGGGCACGGGCAAGACCAAGACGATCATCGATCGCGCCGTGGAGTTGCTAGCGCCGCGCACGGCCGGTGCGGCGCCGGTTTCGATCAAACGGCTGGCCGCACTCACGTTCACGCGGCGCGCTGCCGGTGAGTTGCGCTTTCGCATTCGCGAGCAGTTGCTGCGCGATCTCGAACACGCCGCCCGCACCAACGACCGGCGCGTCGTATTGCTGCGCGACGCGCTCTCCAATCTCGATGCCGCGTTCATCGGCACCATCCACGGCTTCGCCGATCGTCTGCTGCGCCTGCGTCCGGTCGAGGCCAAGTTGAGCCCGGCATACGCCCTGGTCGAAGACACCGGTGAGTTGGTGCGCGAAACGTTCAGCCGGCTCCGTCGTGCGGCAGAAGCCGGCAACCTTGCCGCGGCACTCGGCCCGTCCGCCAGCGCTCTCGATCCCGCGCTGCTCGCCGAGGCGGCCGAGTCATTGCGCGCCGCCGCCCGTGCCGGCTTGCAAATGGAGCGCGCCGAGAATGCGTACGGACCGCTCCCATCGGTCGAAGCCGTGTTGGCGAGCATGATCGATACGCGCGACGTGGACTTTTCGCCGCCGGCGATTCCCGATCCCGGCGTCGCCGCCGCGCGCAGCGCCGTTGATCGCCTGGCCCAGATGGTCCGCACCATGCGCGGCCGCAGCTTCGGGCACGACCACTTGCGCCGGCTCAGTCACGCGTTGCGCCGGCTGCACGACACCAACGACGCGGCGGAAGCGTTCCGCGTCGTCCAGGACGCGTCGCGCGGGCGCGCGGTGTACAAGCGCGACTTCGACAATGACAGCACCGGTTGGTCGATTTACGGGGCGGTGCGCCCCGACAACAGCAGGCCCGGCAGCCTCGCCGAGCAGTTGCGCGGACCACAACGCTGGCTCGCCGTCCGCTTGGTCCGCCTGTTTCCCGTGCTGCGCGCGATGTACGAACGCGTGAAGGACGAGCACGAGGTGGTCGACTACCTGGACTTGTTGGTCAAGCTGCGCAACGTGCTGCGCGACAACCGTGAGGCGCGCGGCTTCTATCAGGGCCTGTTCGATCACATTTTCGTCGACGAGTTTCAGGACACTGATCCGCTGCAGTGCGAGATCGTGTTCTTTCTTTGCGAGGACGGCGTCAACGCCGATCGCTGGGATCAGGCTCGTCTGGCCCCGGGCAAGTTGACGATTGTCGGCGACCCGAAGCAATCGATCTACCGTTTTCGGCGCGCCGATATCGTCATGTACGACCGCGCCACGCAGCGGCTGCAAGCCGGCGGCGCCCTCGAACAGCGACTTGACACGAATTTTCGCAGCCGTCCCGAATTGATCACGTTCTACAATCAGCAGCTCGATCGCTTGCTCGGCCACGACAGCGACAACCCGGTGGATGCCAAGACCGGGCGCGCGAACTACGAACCACTCACGCCGGCCCCGACCGTGCCGCCGGCTGGCGTGTGTGTGCATGCGCTGCCCTACGCGGGCCACAACGGCAGCGCGCTGCTTGCGCGCGACGGTCGAGCGATCGAGGCAGTGGTCGTCGCACGCTACGTGCGCTGGTTGCTCAACTCAGGTCGCGAGGTCCGGGATCCCGACACCGGTGCCGCGCGGCCGTTGCACCCGGGTGATGTCGCAGTGCTCGCGAGCGTGACGACCAACCTGCCGCTGCTGCTGGCGCAGTTCGATGGGCTGGGCATCGAGTACAGCGCCCGCGGCGGCACGTTGTTCCTGGCGTACCCGTTGGCGCGACAGTATCTGCTCGCGCTACGGGCGTTGGCCGACCGCGATGACGGCGTGGCGCTCGCGGCATTGTTGGCGCCGCCATTCTTCGCGCTCGATTGCGCCGACTTGGTAGCAGGGCGGGCCAGCGGCGATGTCGAAGCGGTTGCGTACCACGCAGCGGGCGAAGTCATTCGCGACTTGCGGGCGCGGCGCCATCAGCAGTCGCCCGGCGCGACGGCCCGCGATCTGATCGAGCGCACGGCGCTCGGCCGAGCAGTGGTCACGGGACGCAACGGCCGGCAGGCGCTGGCAGCATTATATGAAATCGCCTGGGAGCTCGATCGACGCGCGGCCCTCGATCATCTCGATTACGCGCAGGCCACCGAGTTGGTGCGAGCGTGGGCCGATGCTCCGGTGTTTCTCGATGCACCAGAGCCGCTTGGCGAGAGCGCGGTGCGCGTGATGTCGATCCATCAAGCCAAGGGTCTCGAGTTCCCAGTGGTCATTCTGTGGGACGGCTTCCAAACGTTGAGCGACCGCGGTGGCGGTCTGTGGCGCGTCGAGCGCGACGGCGCGGCCTGGGCGCTGAGCCTCGGACCGATCGCGATCGAGCAGCCGCCGGGCAGCGGACTGATCGAACGCGAGAAAGTGTTCGGCGAATCCGAGCGGCGGCGGATGTACTACGTCGCCGCCACCCGCGCCCGCGATCTGCTCGTGTTGCCGCTCCCCCTCACCAAGAGCGACCGCTTGCCGTATGCCACCAAAGCCCTCGCCGAGGGCGCCGATCCGGAACAGGTCGAACGGTTCGATCTGTTTCGGCCCGACGCGCTTCCCATTTGGGCGCAAGGTCGCGACGAGTCCGCGCGCAGCGAAGTGATCGCGGACGCGGCACTCCAAACCGAGCTTGATGAGCGCGGGCGCGAGTTCGCTCTCCAACTTGAAGCAGCGAGCGAGCCGATCGCTGTACCGATTGCCATCACGGCCGCGGCCAAACGCAGCGAGAGCGTCGAGGACGACTCCGCGGACTCGGAGCGCGCCCGCAAAGCCGCGGGCGCACGTTTTGGCAACCAGTTCGGCATCGTCGTTCATCGCGCGCTCGAGTTGTTACTGAGCGGCGCGCAACCATCGCCGCATGAGGCGGTTTCACTGGCGGCGCGTGAGAACAACTTCGACGAACACGCCGCCGAGGCGCTCGCGGATGTTGAGCGCGCGCTCGCCGCCCTGGATAGCGCCGATGTCACCGCCGACAACGGCTGGCAGCTCTGCTGCGAGTATCCGGTCTACGATGTGCAACCGGGGACACTGCTCAGCGGGTTCATCGATCTGCTCGCCGTGTCTGCTAACGAGGTGCTGGTGATCGACTTCAAATCCGACCAGCCACGCGACGGCGACGTCGCCAGTGCGTATCCCGCCTACGCCGCGCAACTGCGATTGTACGGCGAGGCGCTGGAGCACAGCGGGCGTATCGGCAAGCGGAAGGTTCGCCTCGCCCTGCTGCTGACGGCAACCGGCGAGTTGCGCTGGCTCGATTGAACCCACGATCATCGAGGCGCGCTGGCATGTCAGCGCGCGACTCGCTACACATAGCCACAAGAGGTTTCACGAACATGGGACAGAGTTTGCTCGACAAGGTGTGGGAGGCCCACACGGTGCGTGAGTTGCCGACCGGGCAGACGCAGTTGTTCATTGGGCTCCACCTGATTCACGAAGTCACCAGCCCGCAGGCGTTTCAGATGATGCGCGAGCAGGGACTGAAAATGCCCTTCCCCAATCGCACCATCGCTACCGTCGATCACATCGTGCCGACTGATACCGCTGTGCGGCCGTTCGCCGACTCACAGGCGGAAGGCATGATGAGCGCCATCGAGCGCAACTGTCGCGAGTTTGGCATTCGCTTCCTCGATCGCGCCTCAGGACAGCAAGGCATCGTTCACGTCATCGGTCCGGAATTGGGACTCACGCAGCCGGGCATCACCATCGCCTGCGGCGACAGCCACACCAGCACGCATGGCGCGTTCGGCGCGGTCGCCTTCGGCATCGGCACCAGCCAAGTGCGCGACGTGCTCGCCACCCAATGTCTCGCGATCCAACGACCGAAGGTGCGCCGCATCAGCGTCGACGGGTCACTTGCCGCGGGCGTCTATGCGAAGGACGTGACGCTGCACATCATCCGCACGCTCGGCGTGAAGGGCGGCGTCGGGCTCGCTTACGAGTACGGCGGCGCGGTGCTCGATCGCATGACGATGGAAGAGCGGATGACCGTCTGCAACATGAGCATCGAAGGCGGCGCGCGCTGCGGTTACGTCAATCCGGACGAGACGACGATCGCCTATCTTTGCGGCCGCGACTTCGTCGCGAAGGACGCGGCATTTGATCGCGCCGTGGCGTGGTGGAAATCGATGGCTTCGGATCGCGACGCCGCCTACCACGAAGTCGTGCACATCGATGCCGCCGCTATCGCCCCGACGGTGACCTGGGGCATCAACCCCGGCCAAGCGCTCGGCGTCGACGAGAAAATCCCCGCGCCCGAGTCGTTCAGCGCCGACGACCGCGAAGTCGCGGAGGACGCGTACGGCTACATGGATTTCAAGCCAGGCACGGCAATCAAAGGCACGCGCATCGACGTCGCGTTCATCGGCTCATGCACCAATGGCCGGCTCTCCGACCTGCGCGAAGCCGCCAAGGTGGCGAAGCTCGGGAAAGTGAAGCCGCACGTCAAGGCGCTCGTCGTCCCCGGCTCGCAGGCGGTCGCCAAGGCGGCGGAGGCCGAAGGGCTGCACGAGATCTTCACGGCCGCCGGCTTCGAGTGGCGGTTGCCGGGCTGCTCGATGTGTCTGGCGATGAATCCCGACAAGCTCGTCGGCCGGCAAGTGTGCGCGTCGTCGAGCAACCGCAATTTCAAAGGCCGCCAAGGCAGCCCGTCGGGACGGACGTTGCTGATGAGCCCGGCGATGGTCGCCGCCGCCGCCATCGAAGGCGCCGTCGCCGATGTACGCGAGCTGCTGAAGTGAGGGAGGATTTTTACCACGGATTACGCGGATTGCACGGATTTCAAGTTTCACTCGTCCGATCCGAATCCGTGTAATCCGCGTAATCCGTGGTAGAACTTGCGGAGACCGAGTCACGACTATGAGCCAACTGATTCCGATCACCAAAGTCGCCGGCCGACCGATTCCTCTGCGCGGCAACGACATCGACACCGACCGCATCATTCCGGCGCGCTACATGAAGGCCATCACCTTCGACGGTATGGGGCAGTACGCGTTCCACGACGCGCGATTCGATGCCGACGGCAAATCTCGTGGGCACGTGCTCGACGATCCGCGCTTTCAAGCGAAGGGGTCACGTATCGCCATCGTGAACAAAAACTTCGGCTGTGGATCGTCGCGCGAACATGCGCCGCAGGCGCTCTTGCGTTGGGGGATCAAGGCGATCGTCGGCGAGTCGTTCGCCGACATCTTCTTCGGCAACTGTGTCGCGCTCGGCATGCCGTGCGTGACCGCGAGTGCTGCGGACATCGTCGCGTTGATGGCCGCGGTCGAAGCCGATCCGGCACGCGACCTTGTCATCGATGTCGCCGCGATGACCGCGACCTACAACGGCACGACGTACAAGGTCAGCCTGCCCGACGGCGCGCGCCGGCAGTTGCTCGAAGGCACCTGGGACGCGACCCGCACGTTACTCGACGCGGCCGAGCAGACGCGCGCGACGGCAGCGCGGCTACCGTACGTCGGCGGATTCAAATCGTAGAACCTACGCCCTCGCCGCGGATTTTTGCTGGCAGGTGGCGGCAACCGAATGTATGGTTGCTGCGTGCCTCGGTTCCGTTTGCGGCCAACTGTGCCGCTGCGCAGAGACCGCCTTCCTGGTCCAAGCGTGCGGGCGATCTATGTCACGAAGGCGCTCGCCATCGTGTCTATTCTCGCGGTCTTCTGGATCACCAAACTCTTCATTTATCCCGGGCTTCCCGCGGAGCAGGACCTCGTTGTCGTTCTGCTCGTCCTCCTACCCACGTTCGCGGTGATGGTGTGGCGCGGCGAGGAGCCGGTGGCGCTGTTGGCGCTCAGCATCGGCGCCGAAATCGTCGCGGTGACCGCGGGGATCTATTTCGGTGGCGGAGTCGACAACACCAGCGGGCCGTTGCTCTATGCGCTGGTGATCGTGTTGGCCGGACTGGTCTTGTCAGAGCCCGCAAACTACCTCGCCGCCGCGGGCAGTTCCCTGGCGTACGGCGCGATGGTGTGGGTCGAGCGCGCGGGGCTGTTGCCCCATTTGCTGCCGTACGCCAAACCTCTCGACGATGCCGTGGCGACCGTGGTCATTGTCGATGCGTACCTGTTTCTTGTGGCCTGGGTTGCGTCCTACGCGGTGCGACAGATGCGGGCGGTCTACGTGCGCGCCGAGGAGATGCGCGGGGAGGCGGTGAGCGCGCTCTCGCACGACCTCAAAAACCCGCTGACGATCATTCAAGGCTACGCCGAGATCGCCGAAGACGCTCCGGCTGGCGAGCAAGCCCACTATCTCCAACGCATTCGCCACGCCGCGCAGCGTGCGCTCGATTTGGTGCACAACGTCCTTGACGCCGCCGCCATCGAAGGCCGGCCGCTCGAGCCGACGTACGAACCGATCCGGGTCAGCGAGGTCGTGCAGCAAGTGATCGATTTCCATCAGCTGGTGGCCGAAGGCAAAGGGCTTCAATTGGTCAGCGAACTGACCGATGTTGGAGCGATCATTCACGCCGATCGCCAACTGTTCAGCCGCGCCATCGGCAACCTCCTGTCCAACGCGATCAAGTTTACCGGACGCAACGGCACCGTTCGCGTCACCTCAGCCGTGAGGGATGGCAACCTAGCGGTGGCGGTCGCCGATACCGGCCCGGGAATCTCCGCAGCCGATCAGGCCGGCTTGTTCCAAAAATACAGTCGCACCGCCGCGGCACACCGCACCGAAGGTACGGGGCTGGGTCTCTACATCGTCCGTCGCATCGCCGAGGCGCACGGCGGCAGAGTTGCCGTCAGCAGCGAGATCGGTCGCGGTAGCACGTTCACCCTCGAATTGCCGATCGAACCGCGCAACTGAGCTGGGTCCTTTGCGGGATGTGCAGCGTTGAGCAGCTCGCCGAGCGCCACGAGGTGCGCACATTCATCAACCCGGTGCTTGACGAAGCGCGGACTGAGGTTCTCGTCAAAGAGTAGCTTCACGCAGCACGCGAACTAGCGAGACGGCGTTCCCGTGCCGCTGCGAATGCGAGGCAGGCCGGATGTCTTTGAGGCTGACCGGCGGCGGCGGCAGGGCCGCGGTGATGGTGATCGATGATCGTGTTCTCGCGACGGTCTCCCTCTCCTTTTTTCGGACTGCTTTATTCGCTGCTTGCTTTTGATTGTCGGCCGCCGGACAGGCGCGGAGGCTGTCCCCACGGGATCGGATCGGGATTCTGTTCGTCAGTCCCGCGATCGTCTGGCGGGAATCCATCCGGAGTCGTCGGCGAGCGAGCTCTGTAATGCGACGCGCACCAACGGGTGGTTCTGGACGCCGAGCGCGGCGGTAATGTCGGGTCTAAGCAGTCCAGCGCGGCGCGCGCTCTTGAGCAGA from Deltaproteobacteria bacterium encodes the following:
- the leuC gene encoding 3-isopropylmalate dehydratase large subunit, with the translated sequence MGQSLLDKVWEAHTVRELPTGQTQLFIGLHLIHEVTSPQAFQMMREQGLKMPFPNRTIATVDHIVPTDTAVRPFADSQAEGMMSAIERNCREFGIRFLDRASGQQGIVHVIGPELGLTQPGITIACGDSHTSTHGAFGAVAFGIGTSQVRDVLATQCLAIQRPKVRRISVDGSLAAGVYAKDVTLHIIRTLGVKGGVGLAYEYGGAVLDRMTMEERMTVCNMSIEGGARCGYVNPDETTIAYLCGRDFVAKDAAFDRAVAWWKSMASDRDAAYHEVVHIDAAAIAPTVTWGINPGQALGVDEKIPAPESFSADDREVAEDAYGYMDFKPGTAIKGTRIDVAFIGSCTNGRLSDLREAAKVAKLGKVKPHVKALVVPGSQAVAKAAEAEGLHEIFTAAGFEWRLPGCSMCLAMNPDKLVGRQVCASSSNRNFKGRQGSPSGRTLLMSPAMVAAAAIEGAVADVRELLK
- the leuD gene encoding 3-isopropylmalate dehydratase small subunit; translated protein: MSQLIPITKVAGRPIPLRGNDIDTDRIIPARYMKAITFDGMGQYAFHDARFDADGKSRGHVLDDPRFQAKGSRIAIVNKNFGCGSSREHAPQALLRWGIKAIVGESFADIFFGNCVALGMPCVTASAADIVALMAAVEADPARDLVIDVAAMTATYNGTTYKVSLPDGARRQLLEGTWDATRTLLDAAEQTRATAARLPYVGGFKS
- a CDS encoding HAMP domain-containing histidine kinase, which codes for MSILAVFWITKLFIYPGLPAEQDLVVVLLVLLPTFAVMVWRGEEPVALLALSIGAEIVAVTAGIYFGGGVDNTSGPLLYALVIVLAGLVLSEPANYLAAAGSSLAYGAMVWVERAGLLPHLLPYAKPLDDAVATVVIVDAYLFLVAWVASYAVRQMRAVYVRAEEMRGEAVSALSHDLKNPLTIIQGYAEIAEDAPAGEQAHYLQRIRHAAQRALDLVHNVLDAAAIEGRPLEPTYEPIRVSEVVQQVIDFHQLVAEGKGLQLVSELTDVGAIIHADRQLFSRAIGNLLSNAIKFTGRNGTVRVTSAVRDGNLAVAVADTGPGISAADQAGLFQKYSRTAAAHRTEGTGLGLYIVRRIAEAHGGRVAVSSEIGRGSTFTLELPIEPRN
- a CDS encoding UvrD-helicase domain-containing protein, with translation MTTKSPSSELPADHAARAAIVAERARNVAVVAGAGTGKTKTIIDRAVELLAPRTAGAAPVSIKRLAALTFTRRAAGELRFRIREQLLRDLEHAARTNDRRVVLLRDALSNLDAAFIGTIHGFADRLLRLRPVEAKLSPAYALVEDTGELVRETFSRLRRAAEAGNLAAALGPSASALDPALLAEAAESLRAAARAGLQMERAENAYGPLPSVEAVLASMIDTRDVDFSPPAIPDPGVAAARSAVDRLAQMVRTMRGRSFGHDHLRRLSHALRRLHDTNDAAEAFRVVQDASRGRAVYKRDFDNDSTGWSIYGAVRPDNSRPGSLAEQLRGPQRWLAVRLVRLFPVLRAMYERVKDEHEVVDYLDLLVKLRNVLRDNREARGFYQGLFDHIFVDEFQDTDPLQCEIVFFLCEDGVNADRWDQARLAPGKLTIVGDPKQSIYRFRRADIVMYDRATQRLQAGGALEQRLDTNFRSRPELITFYNQQLDRLLGHDSDNPVDAKTGRANYEPLTPAPTVPPAGVCVHALPYAGHNGSALLARDGRAIEAVVVARYVRWLLNSGREVRDPDTGAARPLHPGDVAVLASVTTNLPLLLAQFDGLGIEYSARGGTLFLAYPLARQYLLALRALADRDDGVALAALLAPPFFALDCADLVAGRASGDVEAVAYHAAGEVIRDLRARRHQQSPGATARDLIERTALGRAVVTGRNGRQALAALYEIAWELDRRAALDHLDYAQATELVRAWADAPVFLDAPEPLGESAVRVMSIHQAKGLEFPVVILWDGFQTLSDRGGGLWRVERDGAAWALSLGPIAIEQPPGSGLIEREKVFGESERRRMYYVAATRARDLLVLPLPLTKSDRLPYATKALAEGADPEQVERFDLFRPDALPIWAQGRDESARSEVIADAALQTELDERGREFALQLEAASEPIAVPIAITAAAKRSESVEDDSADSERARKAAGARFGNQFGIVVHRALELLLSGAQPSPHEAVSLAARENNFDEHAAEALADVERALAALDSADVTADNGWQLCCEYPVYDVQPGTLLSGFIDLLAVSANEVLVIDFKSDQPRDGDVASAYPAYAAQLRLYGEALEHSGRIGKRKVRLALLLTATGELRWLD
- a CDS encoding PD-(D/E)XK nuclease family protein, which encodes MRRNEGAVRVVRFVAVSTVQEALEWFGRWWPRHDDPLSRRATVLATAARVHAVRRAFVTRGQAGRLAGVRFIDSVSLARELLTRAGRPHAPGWEDIRRLRLHHAFDAGALHGQLHYFDGDQLRSGRGYADAFARVIADLEAGGLTPMLARDSVQIVRALDPLAADRLHDVATVWAAVEHDPATNRSAAQVLAEAAAMVAQTPACTAPFGPIASLLTASPSAVEIQFLSALPDCSVVFLDARPLRTGTQRWRPRRPAPVQLALNLGGQPANGGDENAPLTELDLARRFLFAPSDIVADPRRPRSAGPDGTIDLEEFQSIESEIEEAALWVQEQIAASTPLEEIALVIPALDPHARLVLDRLARGSSQVPIYVAGGLPLADSPAGLRISTLLDALARGLEVGATLAVLPALRRGDGQAERPSLTPSRAAEIIHGAGIVGGSAGDLSGALEWEPRLRQRRDALQQVLATLPEADSSEPEKRRHLHTRRQIAEWLRDVESLLPAIGALQALAATIIEGASLRTLWPAIRQFVLTHLRVPPEPAGWLGVVEQQIEAVLLDPVADTVTGFAAVAHLVEAVQQARVPHGRFGEPRVFVGALAAAAGIPFRAVRILGLAEGIVPATPHDDPIVPNELRTRIEEVLQPRYPHIVITRLEDRVLEDLHAFFRIVSGTGERLALSVSRQWIDRSEREASGVMLEVAAALARRADATDEGDVPTAARLRSAYYAAGRAARARHAHPTLENIPIADGSRWRVPTTWCDDSARRLDRVQAITAAAVGDGLTQSDGAVAATWSAIRAPGLTPERPISASGLTTLLQCPYRFLLRNVLHLDEPEGRPSTDTIDPAAYGSLFHRAAEAFFRAHGAALCAREGNLDDWQARAAVIASEQFDDWRAEYPLRGDDSIARERQRLLRQLAQLVEIEWRMPRRTFVASEWSFGDPHAVRLSVAGGELYVAGQIDRVDQLSPTTLSVRDLKTGRVHDFNEEPLNPARDLQIGLYTLALDATDAAQHVSHAAYVHPSAAQEPERAFEHSELKTLRERTQAWLGIARGLLASGTFPRTPVVADCNYCPYRPTCGEGAQARSAAKLTAAELTPEVAAFVALKQQEQDDDN